A genome region from Armatimonadota bacterium includes the following:
- a CDS encoding sugar ABC transporter substrate-binding protein yields the protein MKRTFTYLAIIIIAIPVVHWVMKPKERIEYENGKVVIEWYNYATPEFLELYEKYLIPEFERTHPHIKIRLNSSLGDTGYDAKLLTLIAGKIPPDIIHVTQQNFPFYAVKDILLDLNPLIKKDPTFDLNDYFERVLDGMRFKGKLLGLPSDFSTIALVYNKDMFDKYGVPYPDETWDWNKFLWAAKKLTRDTDGDGTIDQFGFVNINSYNRWPAWVWMAGGDILTPDMKKCLMDDPRSIKGMEFYVNLSIKEHVAPTSTQTLGQSFEEMFIAERAAMIADSRYAYKIFSKGVPFRWDIAHMPKGPACRATTFIWGGNCILKTTKHPKEAWEFLKFLSGYEGAILNVKAGNAFPAFKKVAMSDMVLKSPISPPNDKIFLDAIEYGRQAPFPPQFTEFNQAMTKFEAAFLGFEPVEKVCKEFAAEVNAAVSGEVW from the coding sequence ATGAAAAGGACGTTTACATATCTTGCAATCATAATCATCGCAATCCCCGTGGTCCATTGGGTGATGAAGCCCAAGGAACGAATCGAATACGAGAATGGCAAAGTAGTAATAGAATGGTACAACTACGCAACTCCCGAGTTCCTTGAGCTGTATGAGAAATACTTAATTCCCGAGTTCGAGCGCACCCACCCACATATCAAGATTCGCCTCAACTCAAGCCTCGGCGATACGGGATACGATGCAAAACTGCTTACGCTAATTGCTGGGAAGATTCCGCCTGATATAATTCACGTTACTCAGCAAAACTTTCCATTCTATGCGGTAAAAGACATTTTGCTGGACCTCAACCCTTTAATTAAAAAGGACCCGACATTTGATTTAAATGACTACTTCGAGCGAGTACTAGACGGCATGCGCTTCAAAGGAAAGCTTCTCGGCTTACCGAGCGACTTTTCCACCATTGCCCTTGTATACAACAAGGATATGTTCGACAAATACGGCGTTCCCTATCCCGACGAGACCTGGGATTGGAATAAGTTCCTCTGGGCCGCAAAGAAGCTGACTCGCGACACCGACGGCGACGGCACAATTGACCAATTTGGCTTCGTGAACATCAATTCCTACAACCGATGGCCAGCCTGGGTCTGGATGGCAGGCGGCGACATTCTCACTCCCGATATGAAAAAATGTCTAATGGACGACCCCAGGTCAATTAAAGGCATGGAGTTCTATGTAAACCTTTCAATCAAAGAGCATGTCGCCCCAACATCTACGCAAACCCTTGGCCAAAGCTTCGAAGAGATGTTCATCGCCGAACGTGCGGCAATGATTGCCGACAGCCGTTATGCCTACAAAATATTCAGCAAAGGGGTGCCTTTCAGGTGGGATATAGCCCATATGCCAAAGGGACCAGCATGCCGCGCAACAACATTCATATGGGGCGGCAACTGCATTCTCAAGACGACAAAACATCCAAAAGAAGCATGGGAGTTTCTGAAGTTCCTATCGGGCTATGAGGGAGCAATCCTAAATGTAAAGGCAGGAAACGCATTCCCAGCCTTCAAAAAGGTAGCAATGTCCGATATGGTATTGAAGTCGCCAATCTCGCCGCCCAATGACAAGATTTTCCTCGATGCAATTGAATATGGGCGGCAGGCTCCCTTCCCACCGCAGTTCACCGAGTTCAACCAAGCGATGACAAAATTCGAGGCGGCATTCCTCGGCTTTGAACCAGTTGAAAAGGTATGCAAGGAGTTCGCCGCAGAGGTAAACGCCGCTGTCAGCGGTGAAGTATGGTAG
- a CDS encoding amidohydrolase family protein: MEMNKETKGGLMDKVRRGIPLNDLLVIDAHCHMGRWHNFNIPKGDAAGMIEMMDRLGIRSCIVAHHSAIGPDFRYGNDEVLRAMAKYPKRIYGYATVNPNYPEAELIAELERCISAGMVGVKIHPDVHQCNVDDDKYRPVWEWANERRLPLLSHTSTGGRNPVKTFEKLAEMYPNVIIILGHSGFGSEGANQSIEAALKYPNINLELTGSVIVYGTLERMVKKIGAERVLFGTDIPFLDARPQIGRVAFAKISEEDKQKILGLNAARIFGI; this comes from the coding sequence ATGGAGATGAACAAAGAGACTAAGGGCGGCTTGATGGATAAAGTGCGCCGCGGCATACCTCTAAACGACCTGCTAGTAATAGACGCTCACTGCCATATGGGGCGCTGGCACAACTTCAATATCCCAAAAGGCGATGCCGCTGGAATGATTGAAATGATGGATCGTTTGGGAATTAGGTCGTGCATCGTCGCTCATCATTCGGCAATTGGTCCCGACTTCCGCTATGGGAACGATGAAGTGCTTCGCGCGATGGCTAAGTACCCAAAACGAATTTACGGCTACGCCACCGTGAATCCAAACTATCCCGAAGCCGAACTAATCGCCGAGCTGGAAAGATGCATCTCTGCCGGCATGGTTGGCGTTAAGATTCACCCAGACGTACACCAGTGCAATGTTGACGATGATAAATACCGCCCAGTGTGGGAATGGGCAAATGAGCGCCGACTTCCACTCCTTTCTCATACCTCGACTGGCGGGCGAAACCCCGTTAAAACGTTTGAGAAGCTTGCGGAAATGTATCCAAATGTCATCATTATCCTTGGGCATTCGGGTTTCGGCTCAGAGGGTGCAAACCAATCAATCGAAGCGGCACTTAAGTACCCGAACATCAACCTCGAACTTACGGGGTCGGTTATAGTGTACGGGACGCTTGAGCGAATGGTAAAGAAAATCGGCGCTGAACGAGTGCTTTTCGGCACCGACATTCCTTTTCTCGACGCCAGGCCTCAAATCGGGCGCGTTGCTTTTGCGAAAATCTCCGAGGAGGACAAGCAAAAGATACTAGGATTAAACGCCGCTAGAATCTTCGGAATATGA
- a CDS encoding beta-galactosidase has product MLMTMSIIALLVLQGSTASAEKIIIPLDGKSIPENAVLNSVKAEAEIKDSRPALRVKFGKVEWPNIFFKPKEGTWDWSAYSGIAVDVFNPQKQAIQFSVRVDNEGADGWNHCNTGYATALPGKWTTLSMAFRSNKPERFWGMRGVPAIGPPASGTPIDLSKIVGFQVFLSHPSQEYTLLIANIRLIADTISLPFVDKFGQYKHENWPGKLKSERELAERREMEEKSLRESKWQDRDRFGGWANGPKQEATGWFRTQKVGGKWWLVDPDGNLFFSIGVDCVRTGDSTFTEKREEWFEWLPGEDEKFKPAVGYYSGAHSMADVIGGKGKTINFYRANLIRKYGSEWERKFRETACARLKAWGFNTIGNWSQEDVMTSGCLPYVACAHVTGKFRRIEGGGGYWAKMPDVFDAEYAIAAENSIAPVAKKYAADRFCIGFFVDNELAWDAIEKGTLASPPDQPCRVEMIKRLKEKYGTLEALNAVWETKAASWDALRVPDSPNAACQNDLNEWVYAFSHRYFEIIKSILKKYAPHHLYLGCRFAWSHPQAVRAAADVADVVSFNIYTRGINCADWTGENDLGKPILIGEFHFGALDRGMFHQGLVPTANQRERAESFVKYVRSVIECPAFVGCHWFQYVDEPLTGRVYDGENYNIGLVDVTDTPYPEMIAAAKKVNGEIYKWR; this is encoded by the coding sequence ATGCTGATGACCATGAGCATAATAGCTCTGCTAGTCCTTCAGGGAAGCACAGCCAGCGCCGAGAAAATAATTATTCCGCTGGATGGAAAATCCATTCCAGAAAACGCAGTATTAAACAGCGTCAAAGCGGAGGCTGAAATTAAGGACAGCAGGCCTGCGCTTAGGGTTAAATTCGGCAAGGTCGAGTGGCCAAATATCTTTTTCAAGCCCAAGGAAGGCACCTGGGACTGGTCAGCCTACTCGGGTATTGCCGTGGACGTCTTCAATCCGCAAAAGCAAGCGATACAGTTCAGCGTGCGCGTTGACAATGAAGGCGCCGACGGGTGGAACCACTGCAATACCGGGTATGCGACCGCTCTGCCGGGGAAGTGGACTACGCTTTCTATGGCATTTCGGTCCAACAAGCCCGAGCGATTTTGGGGGATGAGAGGAGTGCCGGCTATTGGGCCGCCGGCATCGGGTACTCCCATTGACCTCTCAAAGATTGTCGGATTCCAGGTCTTCCTTTCACATCCCAGTCAAGAGTATACTCTCTTGATTGCAAATATACGCCTGATTGCGGATACAATTTCTCTTCCATTTGTGGACAAGTTTGGCCAATACAAGCACGAAAACTGGCCAGGAAAGCTAAAAAGCGAACGGGAGCTCGCCGAACGCCGTGAGATGGAGGAGAAGTCGCTAAGAGAATCCAAGTGGCAAGACCGCGACAGATTCGGCGGCTGGGCAAATGGTCCAAAGCAAGAAGCAACCGGCTGGTTTAGAACCCAAAAAGTGGGAGGCAAATGGTGGCTGGTTGACCCAGATGGCAATTTATTTTTCTCCATAGGCGTTGACTGCGTGCGAACTGGCGACAGCACCTTCACCGAAAAGCGCGAAGAATGGTTCGAGTGGCTGCCTGGAGAAGATGAGAAGTTCAAGCCAGCTGTCGGATACTACAGCGGAGCACACTCTATGGCAGACGTCATTGGCGGCAAGGGAAAAACAATCAACTTCTACCGTGCTAACCTAATCCGCAAATATGGAAGCGAATGGGAACGGAAGTTTCGAGAAACAGCTTGCGCGCGATTGAAGGCGTGGGGGTTCAACACCATTGGCAATTGGTCGCAGGAAGACGTCATGACAAGCGGCTGTCTGCCATACGTTGCCTGCGCTCATGTTACGGGGAAGTTCCGACGAATTGAAGGCGGCGGCGGGTATTGGGCAAAGATGCCTGATGTGTTCGACGCGGAGTATGCCATCGCGGCTGAAAACTCCATCGCACCTGTAGCTAAGAAATATGCGGCAGATAGGTTCTGCATAGGCTTTTTCGTTGACAACGAGCTGGCGTGGGATGCCATCGAGAAAGGAACGCTTGCCAGCCCGCCAGACCAACCCTGCCGCGTTGAGATGATTAAAAGGCTCAAAGAAAAATATGGAACTTTGGAAGCCTTAAATGCTGTCTGGGAGACAAAAGCCGCCAGCTGGGATGCGCTAAGGGTCCCTGATTCGCCAAACGCCGCTTGTCAAAATGATTTAAACGAGTGGGTGTATGCATTCTCGCACCGCTACTTTGAAATAATCAAGAGCATACTCAAGAAATATGCGCCGCATCATCTCTATCTAGGCTGTCGGTTCGCATGGAGTCATCCGCAGGCAGTCCGAGCCGCCGCAGATGTTGCGGATGTAGTCAGCTTCAACATCTACACCCGCGGAATAAACTGCGCAGATTGGACCGGCGAGAACGACCTTGGGAAGCCTATTCTCATCGGCGAGTTCCACTTTGGAGCATTGGACCGAGGAATGTTCCACCAAGGTCTCGTGCCGACAGCGAATCAGCGCGAGAGGGCGGAAAGCTTCGTAAAATATGTGCGAAGCGTCATCGAATGCCCGGCGTTCGTCGGCTGTCATTGGTTTCAGTACGTTGATGAGCCGCTTACAGGCAGAGTCTACGACGGAGAGAACTACAACATAGGCTTAGTAGACGTAACCGATACGCCCTACCCCGAGATGATTGCGGCGGCAAAAAAGGTGAATGGAGAAATATACAAATGGAGATGA
- a CDS encoding amidohydrolase family protein: protein MVNQQPNMNFFDCNAQIGRYSVRHPEALTTVDELTKEMEYIGISEALVYHSMAKEYAPSVGNEMLIQEIKGKPLHPCWVVMPHHTGEMPPPDELLAQMKEKGVRALRAFPVLHQFRLSKWCSGELLEMIEANNIPLFLDMDQTSWEDVAQILSDYPKINLILLRTSYRIDRYIYPLFEKYEGLRIETATYQVNFGIEEVCRRFGAHRLLFGTGLPFTEAGPSIAQIAYADISDEEKAMIAGKNLHNLLQNVGY from the coding sequence ATGGTTAATCAACAACCGAATATGAACTTTTTCGACTGCAATGCGCAAATCGGGAGGTACAGCGTCCGCCATCCCGAAGCACTAACTACCGTGGATGAACTGACGAAAGAGATGGAATACATCGGCATCTCGGAGGCACTTGTTTACCACTCCATGGCAAAAGAATATGCGCCATCCGTCGGCAATGAGATGCTGATTCAAGAGATAAAAGGGAAACCGCTCCACCCCTGCTGGGTCGTAATGCCGCACCACACCGGCGAGATGCCTCCTCCGGATGAGCTTCTGGCGCAAATGAAGGAAAAAGGCGTTCGCGCCCTGCGTGCGTTCCCTGTGCTCCACCAATTCCGCCTGTCGAAGTGGTGTTCTGGCGAGCTCCTGGAAATGATTGAGGCAAATAATATTCCCTTATTTCTCGATATGGACCAAACGAGTTGGGAGGACGTCGCCCAAATACTTAGCGATTACCCGAAAATTAACCTTATTCTTCTTCGGACTTCCTACCGAATTGACCGATATATTTATCCATTGTTTGAGAAATATGAAGGCTTGCGCATTGAAACCGCAACATACCAGGTGAACTTCGGGATTGAGGAGGTGTGCAGGCGGTTCGGAGCCCACCGCCTTCTCTTCGGCACCGGCCTTCCATTTACGGAAGCAGGTCCTTCAATTGCCCAAATCGCTTACGCCGACATCTCCGACGAAGAAAAAGCAATGATTGCGGGAAAGAACCTCCATAACTTATTGCAGAATGTGGGATATTAG
- a CDS encoding right-handed parallel beta-helix repeat-containing protein → MTGCLRKTRKLCPLAAVILIVMCAPKAKASADNSPAKPVYAQVSSVEALLKSVAEANEKGGTIILEPGTYTITEPIVIRRSDVCLAGSGWNTVIKRKGDGDALVFQGSLWNCSVRNLAITGDSNAKTGSGIVFKDGEWSGIAYIDYCRIMNFPESGIRFEGNPKAPFSSNTVSNCWLVGNLGDQLYSRYNNDFYISGNQFGMQPNRVPRTGAFLDHSSAGTYTKNYHWGNQVALRIIGSHFNRIENNRLEQSLESGIVIGDPKSDEWSQLNIFLGNTIHTNSETNSGKYSAVVAYKAVDTTFCSNQIFSWDSNSTKMKSGLVLGEGCRNWIVKDNIIRHCVETPIVYDRKVGHIVKDNILDVQK, encoded by the coding sequence TTGACAGGTTGCCTAAGAAAAACGAGGAAACTGTGCCCTTTAGCGGCAGTCATTCTAATCGTTATGTGCGCACCGAAGGCAAAGGCATCCGCCGATAATTCGCCTGCAAAGCCGGTTTATGCGCAGGTATCGAGCGTCGAGGCGCTTTTAAAATCCGTTGCTGAGGCAAACGAAAAAGGAGGTACAATCATACTTGAGCCGGGCACCTATACAATCACCGAGCCGATTGTAATTAGGAGGAGCGACGTGTGCTTAGCCGGCAGCGGATGGAATACCGTAATCAAGCGAAAAGGCGACGGCGATGCATTAGTATTCCAAGGCAGCCTTTGGAACTGCTCAGTGCGCAATCTTGCAATCACTGGAGATTCAAATGCAAAGACCGGGTCGGGCATAGTATTCAAGGATGGCGAATGGTCTGGAATCGCTTACATTGACTACTGCCGCATCATGAACTTCCCCGAAAGCGGAATTCGCTTTGAGGGGAATCCCAAAGCTCCATTTTCCTCGAATACGGTGAGCAACTGCTGGCTGGTAGGCAACCTAGGCGATCAGCTTTACAGCCGCTACAATAACGACTTTTACATCAGCGGCAATCAGTTTGGAATGCAACCTAATAGGGTTCCTCGAACAGGCGCATTTCTCGACCATTCATCCGCAGGAACCTACACGAAGAATTACCACTGGGGCAATCAAGTTGCCTTGAGGATAATTGGGAGCCACTTTAATAGGATTGAAAACAATCGGCTGGAGCAGAGTTTGGAAAGCGGCATCGTAATTGGCGATCCAAAGAGCGATGAGTGGAGCCAGCTAAACATTTTTCTTGGAAATACTATACATACAAATTCCGAGACCAATTCGGGGAAATATTCGGCGGTTGTCGCATACAAGGCGGTTGATACAACGTTCTGCTCAAATCAAATATTCAGCTGGGACAGCAATTCAACCAAAATGAAATCCGGCTTGGTTCTCGGCGAAGGGTGCAGAAATTGGATTGTTAAGGACAACATAATCCGCCACTGCGTGGAAACTCCAATTGTGTATGATAGAAAAGTTGGCCACATTGTGAAAGATAATATCCTTGACGTGCAGAAATGA
- a CDS encoding DegT/DnrJ/EryC1/StrS family aminotransferase has protein sequence MGNLAINGGAKVRTKGWPSWPVFDESDVNAVAEVVRSGHWGCLTGSKVAEFEKKFAAFHDAKYGVCVTNGTAALEVALRAVGVKPGDEVIVPPYTFIASASAALQVNAIPVFVDIDPDTYNLDPNKIEPAITEKTKAIIAVHIGGGPADMDGIMAVARKHGLKVVEDAAQAHGAAWKGQRVGAIGDAGTFSFQASKNLTAGEGGIVITNDPVVYSAAWSLHNCGRVPEGKWYEHRILGWNMRMTEFQGAILLSQMERLEKQMKIREENALYLDSELSKIEGIRPLKRDQRVTTHAYHLYIFRYDSAGFGGVPRAKFLEALNAEGIPCSAGYVPLYKEQLFYVEPNGCPIGCAFYGREMDYSKVCCPIAENACANEAVWLTQNMLLGTKQDMDDIVSAIRKIKDNIGELIH, from the coding sequence ATGGGAAATCTTGCTATAAATGGTGGAGCCAAAGTTCGGACTAAGGGGTGGCCAAGCTGGCCAGTTTTTGATGAAAGTGATGTCAACGCAGTTGCGGAGGTTGTCCGAAGCGGACACTGGGGCTGTCTAACTGGAAGCAAGGTCGCCGAGTTTGAGAAGAAATTTGCGGCATTCCACGATGCTAAATATGGGGTATGCGTTACCAACGGCACGGCGGCGCTGGAGGTTGCGCTCAGAGCAGTTGGAGTTAAGCCAGGGGACGAAGTTATCGTGCCGCCGTACACGTTCATTGCCTCCGCAAGCGCGGCGCTTCAAGTAAACGCCATACCTGTATTTGTTGACATTGACCCTGACACCTACAATCTCGACCCCAATAAGATTGAACCAGCGATAACAGAAAAAACAAAGGCAATAATTGCGGTTCATATTGGCGGCGGGCCAGCGGACATGGACGGCATTATGGCGGTGGCGAGAAAACATGGCCTCAAGGTTGTCGAGGACGCCGCTCAGGCGCATGGAGCGGCGTGGAAAGGGCAGAGAGTCGGAGCCATTGGCGACGCTGGAACGTTCAGCTTCCAAGCAAGCAAGAATCTGACGGCAGGCGAAGGCGGCATAGTAATTACAAACGACCCCGTAGTGTACTCGGCGGCATGGTCGCTTCACAACTGTGGACGCGTGCCGGAAGGAAAGTGGTATGAGCACCGCATCCTAGGCTGGAACATGCGCATGACGGAGTTTCAGGGAGCAATCCTTCTTTCGCAAATGGAGCGGCTCGAAAAGCAGATGAAAATCCGCGAGGAAAACGCTCTCTATCTCGACTCAGAGCTATCAAAGATTGAGGGCATTCGACCACTAAAACGAGACCAAAGGGTTACGACTCATGCTTATCATCTCTATATTTTCCGTTATGATTCCGCAGGCTTCGGAGGCGTTCCGCGGGCGAAGTTTTTGGAGGCACTAAACGCCGAAGGAATACCTTGCAGTGCGGGCTACGTGCCGCTCTACAAAGAGCAACTTTTCTATGTCGAGCCAAACGGCTGTCCCATCGGATGCGCTTTCTATGGGCGGGAGATGGATTACTCGAAGGTCTGCTGTCCAATCGCCGAGAATGCATGCGCCAACGAAGCCGTATGGCTCACCCAAAACATGCTACTTGGAACGAAGCAAGACATGGATGATATAGTAAGCGCGATACGAAAAATCAAAGACAACATCGGGGAGTTGATTCATTGA
- a CDS encoding LacI family DNA-binding transcriptional regulator, whose protein sequence is MLPTIKDVAKFAGVSTATVSRVLNGADSVSEETRIRVERAIADLGYRYNALARGLKKRRTGLLGHIVPSIAGPVSPALARAVEDQAQKFGYNVILCNSYDSIEKERAYIDILLERRADGIVMSSPILPEHITFLRERGVPLAIIERRMETTGFYYVEPDNLKGARGAVEYLIKLGHRRIAMITGPMHTLISRMRVKGYSDALGDAGIPVDPDLKAEGDYTRASGFQAMQKFLEMKPRPTAVFAANDAMAIGAMQAARQAGLRIPEDISFIGFDDTYAELTIPQLTSVHQPLYEIGVLAAKLVVAQIQGNADQFRMENILPCYLKERESCAPAPES, encoded by the coding sequence GTGCTGCCGACTATCAAGGATGTTGCAAAGTTCGCTGGGGTGTCTACCGCCACCGTATCTCGCGTGCTTAATGGTGCGGATTCTGTTTCGGAGGAAACGCGAATTCGCGTCGAGCGCGCCATTGCCGATCTTGGATATCGCTATAATGCCCTTGCGCGCGGCTTGAAGAAGCGGCGGACAGGACTCCTTGGCCACATCGTCCCCAGTATTGCAGGACCAGTAAGCCCCGCTCTTGCTCGGGCGGTTGAGGACCAAGCTCAAAAGTTTGGATATAATGTCATCCTCTGCAACTCGTACGACAGCATAGAAAAGGAGCGGGCATATATAGATATCCTTCTCGAGCGACGAGCCGATGGTATAGTAATGTCATCGCCAATCCTGCCAGAGCACATAACTTTTCTTCGAGAACGCGGGGTGCCTCTTGCGATTATCGAAAGAAGAATGGAGACCACCGGTTTCTATTATGTTGAGCCCGATAACCTCAAAGGCGCTCGGGGTGCCGTCGAATATCTCATCAAGCTGGGACACAGGCGCATTGCTATGATAACCGGACCCATGCACACGCTAATCTCGCGAATGAGAGTAAAGGGCTATTCAGATGCTCTCGGAGATGCAGGCATTCCAGTAGACCCCGATTTAAAAGCCGAGGGCGACTACACTAGGGCATCTGGCTTCCAAGCTATGCAGAAGTTTCTCGAAATGAAGCCAAGACCAACGGCTGTTTTTGCCGCAAACGACGCAATGGCAATTGGAGCAATGCAAGCCGCACGTCAGGCTGGTCTCAGAATACCGGAGGATATCTCATTTATCGGCTTTGACGATACCTACGCCGAATTGACTATTCCTCAGCTCACCAGCGTTCACCAGCCGCTTTATGAGATTGGCGTCCTAGCGGCTAAGCTGGTCGTAGCTCAAATCCAAGGGAACGCGGACCAATTCCGAATGGAAAATATCCTTCCATGCTACTTGAAAGAGCGCGAATCTTGTGCCCCAGCTCCAGAGAGTTAA
- a CDS encoding PQQ-binding-like beta-propeller repeat protein produces MPRRLIVCVITLFALLSTAVAFAQDNSPPPLPPLPPGQGVGADEALPPMPPPPPPPPIPKQKPPADEAKEILPNPPAENGNNGLPGSTDVQTEDLVPSFPSSGAKWPMFKGNAAHTGYTEEQLAFPLKLAWRHVTERFLENPSSPAIADGVAYFCSNGRIYAVNVETGSLKWRYPEESLTASIKTSPLIGDDLVYFAAGDGNLYAIDKETGTLKWTFRTKGGIVSSPVLVDGVIYIGATDNNLYALDAATGALKWPGGFRTGDDVLCSPAVAEGLVYFVSNDMVLYAAYTASGKLKWSVRIGNATRNSTPVVAENTVYVGGGVILHAFQAQSGRLRWAVNLPADITTVPAFANGTIYVGCRDGKVYALTSAGKLKWSAPPDLGAPIYGSPIVAGNTVIVGGRKGVLAAIDGTTGEIKWKYILGPTISETGSLIQVNIAAAPAVCDGTLYVVGDDGSLNAFRADAPDTTPPVVEAVKPSRDSVLPGMPPVEFAALVTDPGSGINPKSISMLLDGEAVDYKFAAERGIIWYKTVRQQPITPLKDGRHIVTLSLEDWSGNKTTEQWSFFVDNRLRLAPKPKPSGTETSGTGEGPPPGAAPGEGPPPGYR; encoded by the coding sequence ATGCCCAGAAGGCTAATCGTCTGCGTTATAACCTTATTTGCTCTTTTATCTACGGCTGTAGCCTTTGCACAGGATAACTCACCACCGCCGCTCCCTCCGCTTCCTCCTGGACAAGGCGTTGGGGCTGATGAGGCACTTCCGCCCATGCCACCGCCGCCTCCTCCTCCGCCCATACCCAAGCAGAAGCCGCCTGCCGATGAAGCAAAAGAGATTTTGCCAAACCCGCCAGCCGAAAATGGCAATAATGGTTTGCCTGGTTCAACCGATGTGCAAACAGAAGATCTTGTGCCATCTTTTCCAAGCTCTGGTGCAAAGTGGCCAATGTTCAAGGGTAATGCGGCGCATACAGGATATACCGAAGAGCAGCTTGCATTCCCGCTCAAGCTCGCCTGGCGCCATGTAACGGAGAGGTTTCTTGAAAATCCGTCTTCGCCTGCAATTGCCGATGGCGTTGCTTATTTCTGCTCGAATGGAAGAATATACGCTGTAAATGTGGAAACCGGTTCGCTCAAATGGAGATATCCCGAGGAGAGCCTAACCGCCAGCATAAAGACATCTCCGCTGATAGGTGATGATTTAGTCTACTTCGCCGCCGGGGATGGAAATCTTTATGCCATTGACAAAGAAACTGGTACTCTCAAGTGGACGTTCCGCACAAAGGGAGGCATTGTTTCATCTCCCGTTCTTGTTGATGGTGTTATCTACATTGGGGCAACTGACAATAACCTTTATGCTTTGGATGCGGCTACCGGCGCACTGAAATGGCCGGGCGGTTTTCGTACGGGCGACGATGTTCTATGCTCGCCAGCAGTGGCGGAAGGGTTAGTTTATTTTGTCTCGAATGACATGGTACTATACGCCGCCTATACTGCTAGCGGCAAGCTCAAATGGTCGGTTAGGATAGGCAATGCAACCAGAAATTCAACGCCTGTCGTAGCCGAAAACACTGTATATGTTGGCGGCGGTGTAATCCTCCATGCTTTCCAGGCGCAAAGTGGACGCTTGAGATGGGCGGTCAACCTCCCCGCAGACATTACGACAGTTCCTGCGTTTGCAAATGGAACCATTTATGTGGGCTGTAGGGACGGCAAAGTCTACGCGCTCACCTCGGCTGGCAAATTGAAATGGAGTGCTCCTCCCGACCTAGGTGCTCCTATTTATGGTTCTCCTATCGTAGCTGGAAACACCGTGATAGTTGGCGGGAGGAAGGGCGTTTTGGCGGCGATTGATGGAACCACAGGCGAAATCAAGTGGAAATATATTTTGGGACCAACCATTTCGGAAACCGGCTCACTTATACAGGTGAATATAGCCGCGGCGCCTGCCGTTTGCGATGGAACACTTTATGTTGTTGGGGATGATGGGTCTCTCAACGCATTCCGCGCTGACGCCCCTGACACCACGCCGCCGGTGGTCGAAGCCGTGAAACCTTCGCGAGACAGCGTTCTGCCCGGAATGCCGCCCGTGGAGTTTGCCGCTCTCGTTACAGACCCTGGTAGCGGGATAAACCCAAAAAGCATTTCGATGCTGCTTGATGGAGAGGCTGTTGATTATAAGTTCGCGGCAGAGCGAGGCATAATTTGGTATAAAACAGTTAGACAGCAGCCAATCACTCCTCTTAAAGATGGCCGCCATATTGTTACGCTTTCGCTTGAAGATTGGAGTGGAAACAAGACTACCGAGCAGTGGAGCTTCTTTGTAGACAACAGACTGCGTTTGGCTCCCAAGCCAAAGCCAAGTGGCACGGAGACTAGCGGAACGGGCGAAGGCCCGCCGCCGGGGGCCGCTCCCGGGGAAGGCCCGCCCCCAGGATACCGCTAG